The sequence below is a genomic window from Streptomyces sp. V1I1.
TCGACACCCACAACGCGCCTCGCTGGGTGCTGAGTTACAGGAGAGTGGCGGATGGCGCGCGGGGCGGCCGGGCTTCCTGTGAGCCGGGAGCAACCATCCCCTTACCGCCACGAAACCGCGCCGGGGATGCCGGTTCGTATCGTCGTCGGACGTGACGCGCAACCGACGACGCACTCTGCCTCGACCGCCCGCTCTGCCCGCCCTGCCAGGTTGGGGCACGATCCGCGGCCGTGTGGCCATCGTGCTCGCCGTCCCCACCTGTCTACTCCTGGTCGTGACCGGCCTCGGTGTCGTCGACCGGGCGGCCGACTGGTCCGCGGCGCGCGAGACCGCCGGCCGGGTCGAGCTTGTACTCAAGGCCCAGGACCTGGTGCGCGAGCTGCAGCGCGAACGTGGCCTCACCAATGGGCTGGTGGGCGGCGCCAAGGAGTACCGCGACGAAGTCGACCTTCAGCGTGCCCGCACCGACACCGCCCGTACCGGATTCGATGCCCTGCTCGCGGCAGGCGGCGCGGGAGCGGACACCGCCGACGACTTACGGGACGCACTCTCGCCCGTCGCGGCGTTGGCCGCCGTGCGCCAGTCGGTTGACGACGGCACCGCTCAGCGCGCCCAGACTCTCACCGCGTACACCGAGGCGATCGACGGACTGATCAGCGCCTCGGCCGCGGAACCCGCTCGTGGTGACCGCCCCCTTGCCGACGGGATGGGCGCCCTCCAGGCCCTCGCCCGGGCCACCGAGGCGGTCGCCCTGGAGCGCGGCTCCCTCAACGGGGTCTTTGCCGCCGGGCGTTTCAAGGGGAGCGAGTTCCTCGACTTCACCGAGGTACGGGCGGACCGGCTGTCCTTCCTGCGTCAGTACGCCGAACTCGCCACCTCCGACCAGCAGTCCGCACTCGACGCCGCCTTCGCCACCAGCGACGCCCGGCGCGCCACCGGCTTCGAGAAGCGGGCGGAGGGCGGAGCCGATGGCAGCAAACTCGCTGTGGACCCCCGCCGCTGGTGGTCGTCGATGACCGTGCTCGTCGACCAACTGCACCGCGTACAGGGGCAGATCGGCGCCGATGTACGGGTTCGCGCGGACCGGATCGGGGACGACGCCACCGGTCAGCTGGGCGGCTTCATCGGCCTCGGTGTGCTGATCCTCGCGGTTGCCACCGCACTCGCCATGCTCTCCGCCCGCTCGATCACCCGGCCGCTCGTCGCACTCGCCGATGAGGCCGACTCGGTGGCCCGTAGCGGACTGCCCGCCGCTGTCGCCCGTATACAGAAGGCCGAGGCGGGCGACGAACTCGTCCCTGAACCCTCCCGCCGGGCTCCCGACAGCGCCCGGGAGTTCACCCGGCTCGCCACCGCTCTGCACAATGTCGAGCACACAGCGATCGGCCTTGCGACCGAGCAGGCTGTGCTCCGCCGCAACACCTC
It includes:
- a CDS encoding nitrate- and nitrite sensing domain-containing protein, with translation MAIVLAVPTCLLLVVTGLGVVDRAADWSAARETAGRVELVLKAQDLVRELQRERGLTNGLVGGAKEYRDEVDLQRARTDTARTGFDALLAAGGAGADTADDLRDALSPVAALAAVRQSVDDGTAQRAQTLTAYTEAIDGLISASAAEPARGDRPLADGMGALQALARATEAVALERGSLNGVFAAGRFKGSEFLDFTEVRADRLSFLRQYAELATSDQQSALDAAFATSDARRATGFEKRAEGGADGSKLAVDPRRWWSSMTVLVDQLHRVQGQIGADVRVRADRIGDDATGQLGGFIGLGVLILAVATALAMLSARSITRPLVALADEADSVARSGLPAAVARIQKAEAGDELVPEPSRRAPDSAREFTRLATALHNVEHTAIGLATEQAVLRRNTSESLASLGRRNQALLSRQLRLITVLERQEIDPDALGELFELDHLATRMRRNAESLLVLAGEELPPRTWSGLVTAAEVVQSAIAEVEQYQRVVVADVEDGRIRGRAVAELSHLLAELIENALVFSPPSHPVEIYGWRDGGDYCLAVVDRGSGMTAEELARSNARLAGRETFLIAPTRFLGHYVVGTLAARLGAQVELRPTQGQDGAVGVTAYVALPATLVDVSATQSATAGGTRRAAL